TGAAGCATTTCATTCTATTCTGTAATTAGCATTATACTAGGTCTGACTTGGTTCCGTCTTCGCTCTGCATTGAGTTTAACGCTTGGCTTTGGTTGGTGCCTTTGGACCGGGAAAACCACATGCTAAGCATCTTTCTTGTTGCTAATTGATTGGTGACTAGAATTTTCATTTGTTAGCAATCATTGGATTATAAGTATGCTTAAAGATGAAGTTCATGGTGATTATGATTAtaagccttttctttttgctCTAGAGAAATTGAATATCCcttttaaatcaaatgttaacgTTTTCATTTTCCTAGGATGATATGGTTTTGACTGACATTTCCAGTATGggatttaatttctttgttcAGAGTCATCTTCTTTGTTCTTTGGCATTAACTTATCCCTACTTTGTTAAGTAAGAAATACATATATTAAACGTTGTTCTTAATTCTATTCTCTAACAATTGATCTATAAATTCAACTTgtcttagataaaaaaattgcacCCAAGGCAGCAAATGACATCAAACTGATAAATGCTGGGAAAATCTTGGAAAACAACAAGACTGTTGGGCAGTGTAGGGTTCCTTTTGGGAACCTCCCAAAAGAGGTCATCACCATGCATGTTGTAGTGCAGCCATCTttagcaaaagcaaaagcaaaagcaggTAGTTTTATGCTCAAGTATTTAACACATGAATATATGGTGCCTTCGCACATGGTAACATCATGTTTGGAATTGGTATTCTTTATGTGCTTCATCTTGTTCTCTTTGAAGAGACTTATTATGTCTTCCAAGGAATAATACCTTTGAGAACATCTTTTGTGTCAGTATCGAGATAATCTGGTCATGAAAACATTTAATCAAATCTGAATTTTCATTCAGATGAACACTCCAATCTGTAATAAGATACAGCCttaatttgaggttttttttccctctcttccaatgtgcttgctataagttatttttatttattttttgaacagAGAAAAAGGTGGACGAGGCCCCAAGAAAAAATTTCTGTTCATGTTCCATACTATAAAGATAGAGTTGAGCTCCTCTAAGGTGTAAGCTGCCTTGAAGTTCCTAGGATCTCATGGCGATGGAAATCATTTACTTGGAAGAGAGTAATTTGTGAAATGATGCCGTCCCGCATCTCACTCTACATGTTTGTTTGAGGGCATCCCTATGTAACAGTGTGCTGGTGATGTATTAACACTTTATAAAAGAgtgttttttgtattattatagaGGCAGCCTCCTCACTCTcatttagtatttatttatacaaaGTTTTACGGGTTTGATCTTGTctgaaattttatgattaaGCAGAATATGTTAAACTTGCCACTGTTTAAATGCCGAGGTGCTGTTGTTTGTGAGATCATTCAGTTTTGCACATGCAGTGTGTCAACAATTGTTGAGGAATCGGGTTAAGCTGACCAGGCAGTATCAGGTATGCCCATGGCGCATCCGATTTCCCAAGTCCTTTCTAAATTCACTTCCAGTTCATTTGCTGAAAGATAGGCAtgctttaccttttcttttttcttttttagttgattttccTCTGAATATTTTTGGACAAGATGGGTTAAAACTTTAGACGGGACGGTGAAAGATGAGGGTCCGGGACTGGGTTATGGGACTTACGGTGGAGGCAAATAACCATTGTTTTGTCGCCCTACAGGATTGGTTGAAGTGTTCATGTAAGGTGAAGAGGAAGGTTTTGTTACATGTGTACGGATAATATGATGGTGCTGTTaggttttttaatatcatatatgCAGTggaaactataaaataaatttatttgggaGTCTCTAGAATTTTATTAGATAGATTAAGagttgtttatatatttattatatgaagatttcatcttctttaattttgaataattctttaaaggtTGGGTTATCGCAAATCATAAGTCGTCCAATTATTTGGTCTTTAATGATAATTCACATGAGATACTTGTGAGAAATCTAATTCTTATTTAGAAGACATGGATTACTATGCGTAGAGTGTTTCTTCCAATTTCAAGTTCAAGGAGAAATTCTTggacaattaaaattttattaattaaagaaaagatgTTTCTAAATGTTATTTCTATATAATATCATTCTCACTAACTGACACgatcaaaaaattgatgttttctttcaagtgtaggagtgtcaaagtaataaataacccaataaaactAGGGTCGAACCATAAGGAggtaaactatataaattacaaatatatatatatatatatatatataatatatatatataaaataaaacaaagagtttatgagaattttatgggatattaatgtaatgattaaacaatgataaaacaattgtcaaggttagaggattcactaatggtattagaaataagtactaataaactctttttattaatcaactagaaaccacacacaaaagaggttccaatcggatgatttatccttaatagttcattataaactgttaatatgatcatattaattatcttatttaagtaatatcaaacttttaaatattgtcaggaattcatgatgttaacttatgttaacaataaatcaagttcctttcatagcacaggtgtaggttataccatacggttggctattaaagtgccaagtatttgttgtaccaagtgttatacaacacaaatctagattaaccatttaacaagcaaggtattaagaattggtaagataaaaagataagacatgttaataacaaactttcttggatataaatattgaagcccatgttgagtttatattatacatattctaaaaccattagtgaaaccttttcaccttgacataataaacttagctaaatattatgaagaagagaaacataaataaacaagagattaatgaaaatataacatggaataaaacttgaacattacaaaatacaaataaaaagagcaagagcaagatcttgatctgaacaaccaagatgcctaaatgcatggcaaatgcctccttttataggccacaatttggaattattgatttgatgactaattgttgagtgggtagccacatcttaacttggtgagaatccttatcttcttgtctgaataaaacgtcattgataacatcagaatttgaacagacttaactcatgaaagttctgggAAATTATctcatctttccaggaaaacaattaaggtcatttggactttcaGAACTCaggatatgggctgaacactgaacagtgtctgggctgcagaatagattcagacttctccgttgttgctacaatttggacttgaaaacgacatttttaaatcttggacttctGATGAAAGtcttaggcctatgtcttagctttccatccatatagaacATACCTAAATCTATGATctacagctctagatatgacccaatgaccgaacagtgtttcagtttggactgaactagtatctcttttctaagtttagccctctctttgtcttttaaattttagtagttaaacttaccaatcaatcctttgatttatgtgataggcttgcatttaagataaacatttaccataaattaaaggtatcttatagtatcagatttgttattataaaacatacttttgTTAAGGAGTtaatgatacttcaagtgcaaaataatgatataaaaccttgataaaaatacacttttaagtactaatcacacccccaaccagcttattattaatccctagtaatcaaagcgttaaaatagaaaaataatttgcaaattccacaaagcaaggcattcatcattcaacttccattaatctattcagataaacaaactctcattaaatatatatatatatatatatatatatatatatctactcAATACCTtttaaacaaagtattaataaacctttcttttttttgtgctcaatgtatgaaaacatagataatggggcttttattggaacaaaacaatattttgttctaatatttaatgttaactttcttgggttgggattattatcctttttttttttttaatatatatacatataacttaaaacattcagctaatgactcccagaccagttgatcTTAGAGCATTAGGTGTTAAGACACCCCTatgagcttagtaactcgggttgaagatactgatatgtagatagtgcaatgtttgattctcttaagcttttctcctcaacctaTTTAACAAGCActaggccaatagctcccaagtcagttgactttacggtattaggtgttaaaacacccattcgggcttaattgcttaggttaaggaggctacggaaccaaacttatctacgtttttatttatttatttaattacaattattatcattttttattctatttttttttgctaattatATACCATCCCTTTCCATTAGTTgttactgattagtacttaaaagtgcatatttatcaaggttttatatcatcattttgtacttaaagtatcaataactccttaactaaagcatgttttataataacaagtctaatactataaaatgccctaatatatggtaaatgttcatcttaaatgcaggcctatcacataaatcaaatgattgattgatgaattcaactactgaaatttgtgaagataaagagagggtgaaacttagaaaagagatgttggtgcagtccaaactagagcactattcggtaattgggtcatatctcgagttctagatgttcaaatgaccttaaagttttacacagattcagtaagacataggcctacaactttcatgtttccatcaagatctaagaaggccgttttcaagtccaaattatagcaataacagagaagtccgaatctgtcctgtagcccgaacactgttcaatgtttggcccatatctggagttatagaagtctaaatgaccttcatttttttttttggaaagctgagtcaatttcctacaactttcatgttttccagtggacccagGTCGGatgatagcattttttttttattcagacaagaagataaggattttcacaaagttaaaagttggccacccactcaacaattagtcatcaaatcaataattctgaattttggcctataaaaggaggcatttgccatgcatttgggagcCTGGTTGTTcatatcaagttcatgctctttatttctctctttatatttttttttgtaatttttaagttttgctttcattaatatcttgtttatgcttttcatttcctttcctttacttagttaacttgtatcttatttatattcttgttttgattttttttgtttctcttctttattatgtttagctaagttcattatgtcaggtgaaaaggttacactaatagtgtaagaataagtatagtgtaaactcaacatggaccttaatgtttaatattaacatgtgttatctttttattttactaattcttaataccttgcttgttaaatggttaatctagatttgtgttgtataacacttggtataacaaatgcttggcactcttatagcccaaccgtatggtattacctacacctgtgctatgaaaggaacttgatttgttgttaacataagttagcatcatgaattcctgacaatatttaaaaagtttggtgttacataaataaaataattaatatgatcatgttaacaatttataaggAGCTATTAACGACAAATcatttgattggaacctcctttgtgtttggtttccaattgaataataagagtttatactatacttgtttgaaagaccattagtgaatcctctaaccttgacatttgtttttatcattgtttaattcttacattaatctttcatctcaaagttctcatcaacttctttattattattattattattattattattattactattattgttattattgttgttgtttgtattattgttgtgtataatttatacaattaacctccttgtggttcgactccagtcttgctgggttatttattacttcgacactcctatacttggaaaaagacatcaatcttttggtcgtgtcagtgggGTCATCACAATGTATTGGCTTACCAATCACACTAGCCAATTTTGATAAACAGAGGGGAGTCCAAAACTGAAGAGGCAAGTTGGGGAATCTCACCCAGATTGGCATCTTGGTCATGTTAAGAGGCTTGAAGTCAAAAAATCAGGCATGACCTTGAGAATTAGTGGCCTGCCAAAAACACCGTATAGTCCACCACTTAAAACTTCCATCATTGTATTTTTCAGTAGGGAATGCAAATATCAACCAACTAGAATCATGCATTGTAAAGTTAGCATGATATTTCCAATGTTTACCAATATACTGAGACAAAGAGGCATAACTAGGGAACTTCCCAGCACAAACCCAATTAAACAGAATTTCCACAAATCAACAAGGCTATCAACGTCTGTATCCTTAAATTGACACGAAGTAGTTGCTGTAAAATCAGGAAGGTGAACGAGACCAGGAGATTGAGAAGTACCTGGGTGAGTTTCCTTGGCTTGTATTTGTGGGTTAACGGGTCGATCCTGAGAAGAACCAAAAGTAATACCAacaaaggatgaaaaaaatgcCGATGGTTGTGGAGAAGTACCTCTTGGCATAGTGGTTGGCCAAAGAGGCGAACTAGGAGGGTTGGACACAAAAGGGGTAGACCCAGCTCGCTTAGTGCTCGCAAAGGTACCTGCCTTAGAGCCACCGGAGGAGACGCCTTTGTTGTCACAAGAAGCAGAGGAACGAGTTTGTTGCATGGCTCTGTTCCTGCATTTTGAAGAAACCCTAACTCCACTAGATGGGGTAGTGAAGTCAGCGAAAACCACCCTGGTACGAGGTGGAGAAGCTTGAGACGAGGAGTCATGGTCAGAGTGCACCAGAGATTGGCTGCGAAATTGAGCCCTAGGTATGCGCGGGGAAACTTAACGCGAGGCCCGAAGTTTAAAATCCCCCTTAATAGACCGAAGAATCAAGGATTTCTTCTTCGATTTAGCCATAAGAAGAAGCTGTCGTGAAAGAGATGAAGAGGAACGATGcacaattaaagaattaaacAGGCACAGTGCAACACACAGGCGTGTTCTCTCACTACAATCAAGagtgtctctctctttttttggtgagcaattttttttttatcaaatgtaagaattatatagatcaaaaagagcaagacaagcttgcggTACAAGCTGGAAACCAACAGAACTTTACATGCACCAGCAAAGGGAACAGGCTCCCTTGAGCAAACCTTAGCAAACACAAGAGGCGAGTGTTGGGGGACATTCTCCCCAACACAAGCGAACCAAAAAAAGGATCCCCTATACACTGATCCATAATACCAATCAAACATCCAAAAGGCTTGGGAACTAGGCTCTCATAgtgaaaacaaaacagaaatagATCCCCTGCTCTCATAAAGCAAGGGAACAACAACCTATGAACAAACATATGAACAACCCTCATGCAGAGCAAAATAGAATTCAAAAAGCCTAGGGGAACATACTCCCACTAAGCCGAACAAGAAAATAAGATTTCCAACAGCAGACCAACATCAACAAACAAGCCACATCCGGCAACAATCCAAACAACAAGCAAACCAGGGAGATATAAGGCATCTCCCAGGAGAACAACAGGCAGCAAAAGCAGCACTAGGAACAACAAACCACAAGAAACCACTTCTAGCAGAACCAGCAAGGTTCTAGCCAGcaacaagcaaagaaaaaagcagCAGCAAGGAAGTAacaatctgaaaaaaataatcagaacaGGCAACAAGCTAAGCAGCAGGTCTCAGCCATCAACAAGATAACACCGAGCAAGAAAACATCCTGCACCACCCTGGAAACCAATCCTGACTAACaggaacaaagaaaaacaagcatAAAAAATTTGATCAGCAAAATGACTGCATAAGAAAAAGCAACATTGGGGTAAGCCCCCAACCCAACTACATCAACAAAGATGGTGACCTATCATCAGAGTTGTTATGAAGAAGCACAGGGCCCTTGGATGACCCCTGTTTTGACTATGttagaggcagaactaggtTCTTCTTCCTTTAAAGAACTtctagcctcgtgtcttagctttccaacaagaccaatctttcttgaaatggagttctataactaaAGATACAGATAACAATCTGAGGAGAGAGCGGACAATAACActtcaatgtttgttgatgagcaattttgattgtcttagaGCCAAAACTGGATTCTCtatcctttagagaacttgtggccttagctttccaacgaaaccaatctcacttgaaatttatttctataactctagatatagttaaacaTATGAGTAGAGGTTGAatagtaatagttcaatatcaagacagtaatagttggacaatAACAGTCCAATGTTTATTGTTGAGCAATTTTAACCGTGTTAAAGGcggaactgggttctccttccttagagaacttgtagcctcatgtcttagctttccaacacgACCAATCctgcttgaaatggagttctataactcaaGATATAGTTAACAATATGAGGAGAGGGTAgagagtaacagttcaatatcaggATAGTAACAATGGGACAATAACACTCCAATGTTTTTTATgtgcaattttgactatcttagaggcagcACTAGGTTCTCTGTCCTTCAAGAAACTTGtggcctcgtgtcttagctttcaaaAGAGACAAATCTCAGTTGAAATGCAGTTAtgtaactctagatatagttaataATATGAGGGgaggtcagacagtaacagttcaatatcaagacagtaacagttggacagtaaGAATCCAATGTTTGTTAATGTGCAATTTTGATTGAGTTAGAGGCtgaactaggttctccttcctttagagaacttgtaaatcctgagaaaaaaaataaaaataaaaatcaaggctcaattaaattaaagaaaataaactaaactagaaagaagtgggggcaaaacaaatacacttaaagaagatggggcctaaaagcaaataagaataattatagagcataagtactcctcttGTCACCAAAAAACAGATCGACAgataacgtaaagaaagaaaagagggagatttatgttcatttttacaaatcaagatagaaaacaccaaaattttcaaaaaaaaaaaaaaaaaccccattcAAGATTAAGGGTTGTAGGTAAAATAAACACTGgtgggaaagggattaacaagaagagaagaggggatGGTTGGCTgccattagaaagaaaaaacagggatcaaaactttgatgtgtatgttaggatcccgggtaaggggatcaccatgtatcggctaGCACACATTTAGcgtatgttaggatcctgggtaaggggatcgcatacatttagtgtatgttaggatcccgggtaaggggatcaccatgtatggggtaaggggatcaccatgtatcggctagcatacatttagtgtatgttaggatcccggataAGGGGATCACTTTGGAATGACTCATatggagtgatgatgatggtaccggtgaaattggtatcggtattgtgataagcaaaaatgatcatgttcgatctcataaagtctagaatgaaggttgaaagtggcagaggaaacaattaataatagttggatAAGGAAgggattctaaaaaaaaaaaaaaaaactagaagagagaagcaaatgaactatgaataGATGTTACCTTGTTAAAATAGTTAGATGTTcgtgttgttatatttattgtaatattcacctttcaataatatgtattttgtttcaggatcatcacatgcacgatagaagtagatcctagcttatgttcccttcttgtaatctagtttctagggagtatacctttgtattttgtaaatatgaaaatgtttgtataacttaatttgtataattaatgtttaaacttgactgaatgaatttaaccatgtagttcatataatcatacttcatgcctatgtaattatacttatttattttttatctatccataatgatatgttgttatataatgcatatcgtaaatattgtggttgataagtgtgggtataagtgtggaaattgaaaacctaggatgattgggtcgggaattgagttatgagatgcgagctattagaagtgtaaataaattcatgtcaataacctGGGACCTTTCGATATATGCGAGCTATTAGAATGGGGGATGTTACACTTATAACCTtgtgtcttatctttccaaagAGACCAATCTcccttgaaatggagttctataactcatGATATAGTTGACAATATGAGGACAGGgcggacaataacagttcaatatcaagacaataacagtctaatgtttgttgatgagcaattttgaatGTCTTAGAGGTAGAATTGGGTTTTCCATCCTGTATATAACTtatagcctcatgtcttagctttcaaaCGAGACAAATCTCATTTGAAATttagttctataactctagatatagttaaaaatatgagtataggtcggacagtaacagttcaatatcaagacagtaacagttgaacactaacaatccaatgtttgttgttgagcaattttgactattgTTGTTACCTAATTTTGACCcaccttttttataaaatttttgaaaaataaaaaaatagcgaaaaacaacgtaaatccaaaaaattcattttttaatatatttgcatcatttttatcattttagcattttcagcattgtataaaaagaatttaaattttcaaaatcattggAACGCGTTTGACTTTTAatgcgttatttttaaaatcaccgaTTTTACTAATTTGAGTCggtgttgataagaaaaatccataaaaataagaaaaatcaaatttatgaaaaacaaagaagtttAGGGACCAATTTTGGaaacctagcaatattttttacctataaatactggtctccACAACACACACAAAGGAGCGTCAATTTTGCACAGTTAAAAGaacacaaaaaccctaaaaatcagAATCTTTCTTCTCCCTGACTAAAGTCACCGCCCACTCCTTATCTTTACCAAAAAGAAGCTGCCGCCACCCCAGgcttttgatttttctctccCAAATAGCAGCCCCCCTAGCTTTTTCCTGTTCTTCTCATTTCCAGGGGTGTTCACTCCCACTTCGACTCCCAGAACCATAGCCTCTCATCTCCTTCTTCCACAGTCATCCCCACCTTCACCACAATAGCCGGCCACAAGACCTTTTACCTTTCTCCTCCTGTCAATAGCAACGTCTTCACCTCAACACAGCCAAGAAAAACAGTTGCACCTCCATCTCCCACACTAGACAAGCTCCCCTCCACCAGCCGCTTGCCACAAACCGACCATCATTGTCCCCACAATAGCTCTAGATCTATCATTTACTCTCCTATTTAACCACAGTAATAGTCTCGTAGCTTCTCCACCCAAAGCTTTCCCCTCAGCAACATCTTCTTCGTCAATTTCCTTAGCAATAACAGCCAAAACAACAACTCCGCCAACCACCTAAAAGGGAGGAGAAGACGACGAaaccttgagaaaaaaaagtctGCAAtgaaacagatctaaaaaagaaGGGAGAGAAGCAGATCCGAAATAGTGAAAGAAGATTAAAACAAATTgcttgttgagttttttttttttttttgcgtatTTTGTAGTGCGAGCATCAGTGAGAaagggaagagaagaagaaagccgGCCAGATCCACCCATTCTCGGGCATTCTCTATGACGGCATGTGGGTACGCATGCCACCAGTGGTGGCCGCGTGTGGAGCAACGCGCCGCTATTGTTTCTGCAATTTCAGAGGGCTTCTAGGCATTATTCTTGAACTTTTTGggggtttattttgtaaattttaaatatttaatgtgCTTTTTGTTTAggtattgaatttttatgatttgtaagtgtggatgtaaaaataaaaagatatagtaaaagtgaatgtatgtgtttgtatttgttttatggatttttttttattttatgataaaatcgcaaagacaaaagaagaatttaatattttgatatgctcATGGTTAAGGATTATGAACTTTCATGTAAGTCTTATTTTAATATCCgaggaaaagaataaaatttttaaaacttcttttatCACATCAAAGCCACAaaacaacttaccttaggtggggtgcgttaggggtgctaataccttccctaaccacaaccaatatatttgggtttcctagtaacccttaattaaatactaggtggtgactcctaataaccaatcaatcaaacaaaacaaaaaattgctaATAGACGCCGCACGGGTGACGTGCAaaagaatggcgactccactggggaaggtactaTTTCTGACGACATTGGACTAAGCTTTATGTATTTGATATGTTTaagttttttgcatttttgtcttttttttttttatctatgcattttgtagaatttgtctcatgcatcacatgtctttattttttaaagcacacataagcttctaggttaggtgtgAACTAATGATCTGCCCTATGACTATTTGttagggttcagatgcgtgaaacacccaactcatatctgagtgcttGCTTAGTAATAGTGGGTATACatgttgttacccatttttgggttcccacacaaaaaaaaaaaaaatacaaaaacaaatattcgaaagaaatccaaaaaataatagggTTGAGAAAAGGATCTGGAATTaggccaatattttaaaaaactcaaaaacattattttgatttcttttaatatctaagGTTATgatcttatacgtaagacgtattttggatattaacatttttttgttgacattagAACAGTTAGGTTTTACCCAATAACATAAGGATCTCTTTACCGAAGAGGactttcttaaaccatagatggactaacaactagaaaacatgacaagaccttagattttattagacaattaaacaatgcaacCTACCTTAGgcaaggcgtatttggggtgctaaaaCTTCCCTTTACCCAAGTAGTTCTCATACCTGATCTTTAAGACCAgctagggttcctagtgaccaaaatactaggtagtGACTCCCATTCCAATTTTCCATTGATATGAGACTagaatttcttgtcttttaataTTTGCCAGATAGATAGACTTAAGATAAGATTTTGTGGGTGGATGTTTTCATTGCGATGCCGAACACATGCGACAGAATGGTGACTCCTCTaggaccttgtggactaagctttgtttttgtttgataattgTGTTTTGATTGGTTTGCGTGTTTTTTCTGTTAAATAagcttattttatttacttatttattttacatgctttaattaattaatttatttgtttatggaACATTGAACTACCTTATGCATTacacaattaaatttttgaaagcacacacaatcTTATTAAGTTATgaggggaattagcgatttgcCCTATGACTATTGGTCGAGGTTCAGATGcatgaaacacccaactcatatctgagtgcctgcttggtaatggtgggcatacgtgccttaactgtTCTTGCAACGCCACACTGTTTTTTTACGAAGACCGTTACTGGACATATATGGACCTTTTTGAGACTTAGATAGTCAACCTACCCTTTGTTTCACAAGATATATACtttcattttcatcaaattaatcaTGTTAAATTTATCACTCCAGGTTCCGAACTGAAATCATGACTAAGTACCTATCTTTGCAAGAGTTTGGGCAAGAATCTGAAATTAAACGGCAAATAGACTGAAGGAAACTATCCAAGAATGCGATGTTA
This DNA window, taken from Populus alba chromosome 17, ASM523922v2, whole genome shotgun sequence, encodes the following:
- the LOC118052492 gene encoding membrane-anchored ubiquitin-fold protein 4, with the protein product MPEEDEEEEELVEIKFRLYDGSDIGPFRYPLASPVAMLKERIVADWPKDKKIAPKAANDIKLINAGKILENNKTVGQCRVPFGNLPKEVITMHVVVQPSLAKAKAKAEKKVDEAPRKNFCSCSIL